A region of the Chelmon rostratus isolate fCheRos1 chromosome 1, fCheRos1.pri, whole genome shotgun sequence genome:
TTGAGTGCTGAGATGAAGTGTTTGTCCATGTTACCATAGTGAGGACTTAGCCTGATGAACACATTTCATCTAATTGATCAAACAGTGAAGACTTTTGCGTGTTTGCCGATAAAGGCGAGATAGAGGATGATGTTTTCTCAGGAGGAGGGACtttggagcacaccctccatGTCAGTGGTGTCAtgtccttcctctctccagGTGAGTGTGGTGGTTTCTCTCATCACCATGATTGCTCCGTCTGCCTTTGAGCTGGTGGCTCAGCTCGAGATGTACCACCCGCGAACCTCGCTACGATTCCAGCTGGCCAGGTACCCATCACTCCGACAGCTGCTGGCTAATGCAGCGCTAATTACACACTatataatacatttttcttACTGCATACTGACATGTGTTATGTATTTACAGAGTGCTTGTTTTATACCTGGGGAATCTCTACAGCCTCATTATTGCCCTCCTTGATAAGGTCAACAGTATGAGCTCTGCAGTGAGTATAGATGCTGTAGAAAAATGGAAGCATGTGTTTGGGTTTTGATAACCTGGTTCTTATTCTGATCACAGTTACAATAAACTCATCTACAATGAACAGGAAAACCATGTTACACTGTATGGTTGAATGTGCTGTCATTAtatcttatttcattttatcttcagttatgattttttttctgagagtgagatgagaagaagGTAtcaagcttgtgtgtgtgtgtgttttggagctCTTGAAAATGAGCAATCTGTTGAACCGTTCCTTTCACGTTACAAAGTAGCTATTGAATAATTAGTTGCCCGTATGAGAGAAGTATAGCACACAGCTGGCGACAGACAATACTATATTTGTCATCCAGGTCCCAGTGAATCCAGGTAATTGGTCTGACTCCAGCTCCTTCCTGGCCACCATCTCTCAGCCTGAGGCAGACAGCCTCTCCACCTTGGTTTCTGAGATCTCTGCCTCTGAGCATCGCAACAGCACCAGGGCGACCATCGCCACGGTGCTGGACGTTACGAACGGTGGCAGGAGCAGCTCGGGGAGCTTCTCCAACCAGACAGCTCTGTTTGAGAAGAACACCCGCTCCCAGCAGGACCAGTGCTGGGAGACCTACGTCGGACAGGTTCTCTCTTCTGTACTACTTCTTGCTATACACTTAATATTCACATGGCCTGTTTCTTGCAGGTTTGTAAGTAGATGATGTAGATTTTGGGGGTTGTTCCTGTAGCTGTATTTGATTGTTCAGACTGAGATAACATTTATAGAATTCAAATGTGCACCACATTAAGGACCATATCTgaaatgtgtgtacatgtttgcATATTTCCATGATGTACCCAGGAGATGCTGAAGCTGTCCATCATTGACATGATCTTCACGGTGGCCAGCATCTTGCTCATTGACTTCATCAGAGGTTTGGTGGTTCGCTACCTgagtgactgctgctgctgggattTAGAAAGCAAGTTTGTAAGTTGCACATAAgatgagttttgtgtttttatgctctAAAAGCAGTTGATATGAGCAGTTTGTTCGCTGCCAACCAATAGTCCATCACATACTcccattcttgtttttttactttggtttttatAAGCAAACAACACATAccatgttaattagtgagccttAAAGGTCAGGTAGGAAgactttgttacctttggacagagccaagcatgacatgtgtgctttttaaaaaatggttaaCCTCTCAATCAGCCTACTCTGAGTTTATGTGCACTGGGAAGTATACATTTCCATATTACGCTTGTGTAAGATGCATATTATACCATGAATGGATTCCAATCGTGTGGTGTCACAAAATCAGAAATCTGGTTGTATGTCCATGTGTTGAACTAATATTTAAGGCAGCATGGGGCAGATGAAGGTTGACATATCTCTCTAGCATCAGTGTCTGCACATGCATAATTCTGCACAGAGAATCCAAGTGAAGTAACAATAAAAGTAAAGTGAGTAGGTAAAAGGCATTTTTAAGGGTTTGGTGGTGGAGGGAGTAAATAGAATAAATGTTGGCAGAGATTATTGACAGAAAACGTGGGGAGATCGTAAAAACATTGTCATAAGACTCCTGTTTGACCATTTAATATCAATGCATTATTTAAAAACCTTATAGTTGAAAATCTGAAAGAGGACAAACATGAACAACACCACAATGAtgccttttctgtcttttcgcAGCCTGAATATGGAGAATTCAAAATAGCAGAGAATGTTTTGCACCTGATTTATAACCAAGGAATGATCTGGTAAGATATCTTTCTGAGTCCACTCTATCGCCTTGGCTTTGCCGCTGTGTTTGTAATCGAGGATCTAATTCAGAGTTAATAGTCTGGCCTGACCAGAATGCGTGACCATGTTTAAAGGACTGTGACCCTCTATAATATCTCCATTACACCTCTGTGGCTTGCTTGACTGTATTTCCTCAACTCATTTCAGAAATGTCGCCTTGCAGCAATGAACATAATGAAGTGAAACCCTGAGCCGGTGGATATAATGTCTTTTATATGGGCTGTGACCccactggctgtgtgtgtgtgtgtgtgtgtgtgtgtgtgtgtgtgtgtgtgtgtgtgtgtgtgcgctatgctctttctttcctccaggATGGGAgcatttttctctccctgtcttcctGCCTTCAACGTGTTGAAGCTGATTGGTCTGATGTATTTGAGGAGCTGGGCTGTCCTCACCTGTAATGTTCCCCATCAGCAGGTGTTTCGAGCATCcaggtctgacacacacacacacacacacacaggcatgtctGTGGTTCTATGTGGGTTTTGATAATATATTATTCTTATAGCACACATACTGAGACAACTATTAGTCTGACCTCTGAAGATagatacaaagacacacactgccaGTAGAAACAGTGGATTATGTTTATGGACACCTTTCCTACAGCTTTTAAAACTGATCTAAACTATTgcttaaaaaagacaattaagATTGGTCTAATCTCTTACTACAGACCACTCTCCAACCTGCTAAGTAAGATTAAGATTTCAGagaaaagttatttttaaacagctgaatgACAACAAGTGTGTTTGAAAAGTCTGGTATTAGGGCCCAGCACAGTATGGAAACAGCTCTAGTCACAGTTGTGAATGGCCTTACTCGCTATTATCTCAACCAGGTGTAAGTCTGGAGGGTCATGTGTTTggtcgcgtgtgtgtgtgtttaaatgtccGCAACCTaatatttttttgcacatttatgACTGTATGTTCAAGGACCTCTCGTGGTTTCAGTGAATCaattttttggaaaaaaaaaacattattgacTGCCGTGCTTCATACCGCTGTTAGATACTGCTGACTCCTCTTAACTGGCCGGTAGGGGCCTAATGTGATTAACTGCTTCAGCTTGGAGTCTTGTTTCTGCTATGTGCTGGTCATGTTAATGTTTGTGGATCCTTTTGTTGGCATTTTCACTTCGAAATTATTTTTACATCGCTGGTGTTTGAGAACCTGCATATTGTTCATTATGCATTCCTACTCTCATGCATACATACTGGACCCTGAGCCTGGCCTGCACTCTCTGTTCTCCACCCACGTGCCCCCAGCCAGACTTAAACTCCCTGGGAACACAATGCGGCCCTCAGATGTGCCAGATTGCAAACAGAAGATGACACAGCAGGGGTCATCACATATAATACACTATCTTTCTGTTCATGGGACACATATTACACACAAGGAGAACACAGCTATCTGAGGATGAACTTACAGACGTGGAAGAGTGATTTCATGTATTATTAGGGCTGCTATGGCTGTGTCCTGCATGCCTCGGGGCATTATTTCTAGATGAGTTCACCAGataaaaaaatgtgtatgtgtatttaaTCTAAATTCAAAGGTAATTTTTATTAACAGCATCAGTACTCTGCTCTTATTATGGATCATCAGCAATGGTTTTCTAGCTATTCTTCTCACCccttttcattttgcaggtCTGGAGTAATGGTGACAAATCAGTGTGTAGtcctacagtacagtatatgtatCTTCCTatacattacacacatacacaggcctAAAGCGCTCAGCCCACTCTGATTTATGTAACGACACTGTCATTGCCTCTTTCAGTCCTTATCAGTCACTCCCAGATGTGCTGGAAAATCcaagcagccacacacacacacacacacacacacacacacacacacacgcacacacacacacacacgcacacacacacacacgcacacacacagaaagaagagaagattTCATATGAGCCTTTAGATGCAGTTGTGCTtgaggagagagagattgaTACTGACATGTTGCTGATAGTAAAGAAGGCATGTTATGCCCCCTACTCATAGTTATGGAGTGCTGAGACACTTGAATGTGTGTAACACTGACAGTATTTCTGTGGCTGATGAATTTTGTTTTAGCATCATAGCAGTAGTCCAGTGGTTGTTGGCCTTGAACAAGAAATGCAGTAAATAGTCCAGAGTTTGAAAATATGTGATAATTCTGTGTGGGTTCAGTGACCACttccacattttacacagtCATTTGCCCCATTAaagataaatataataaatcaatatataaatacaatataaatacCAATAAGTGCAATCTTGGGTTTGAGTTTTGGTATCATTGCTGAATTGGCCAATGGCATAAAATcacagattttttatttaatcagaaGACAATGAAAAGGTTTTGGAATGGTAGGTCAGTGCACTGTGGAGTCTCCATCCTTGCTTCAGCTGCTGTAGTCATGACAGCGCTGTCAGGAGACGTTGTGATCACACTCACGGGCTGTTAAAGGAAACAGCAGTGGAGTCGTTTCTCTTGTGCTGCATTGCTTGGATGTTGTACGGTCATCTTAAGCATTCTGTACCAGAGCTTAGAGGTGTACACTTCCAGTTGAAACATCTGCATTTGAGTTTAAAAATGGCTGGTTTGTGCCTGTTCCAATGGTGATTATTAGCTGTAACACACCTCAAAAGAGTTTCTTTTAATTGTAAACTGCATATGAACTTCATAATTTAGTGCTAGTTAATTCATTATGTGTTGCTCATGCAGGTCTAACCTTTTGCACAGAACCTGAGTCTGTGCTATTTTATTTGCAGGAACAGTGTCTTTAGAAACTATTTGCCAgggttcttttcttctttttaaactcACTCTTATTCAATCTTTGTTGTTAAGATTTACACCTATTTCACTAAAGCGTTTCAATAGATCTAAATGGGACTGGATAGTGTGAATACATTTGAAACTTATGTCCTCATGCACACATGTCCTCGTggtttcagacatgtttttagCCTTACGTCACTGTACATGATGGTACCAGACTACAGGTCGTAGGACAATTTAGACAAAACTAGTGAAAGCAAAATTGCTGCATGTTCTTataaacagcagaagaagatgcATCTGAAGAAGATGAATGGAACAAGATGGGTTTTACAGCTTTTCCTTCTGAAATCAAGTTTTTCCACGTAGACTTGAATTTCTGTAGCATTTTTTCTGAACTGCTCAGCAGattaaatgtctgaaaacaacaggaatgTGGAAgttgttcattttaatacacacacattgtcttTGCTTTGTATTTTCAGATCAAACAATTTCTACTTGGCGATGCTGCTTTTCATGCTGTTTCTTTGTATGCTGCCCACCATCTTTGCAATAGTGAGATACAGACCATCACAGCACTGTGGACCATtcaggtaaacacacagtgcCAAAAGATGTCAATGTgcaatgtattttatttcttactGTGACAATGGAAGACAGGTAGGCCCTTatgagcagccacagtgagcagAAATACACGCCCATTTCACAGCTTGTTGACATTATTTAAAACCTCTGGAGGGCAGGTGTGGTCAGCCCACCAAATATAAAGCCatgtgaaaaatgaacacaCTCAAATCACACATCAAAAGAAGATTTACTTAGCTCAGTTTAGCACAGAGGCTCTAGCATGTGAAACTACAAGCATTGCTcaatcaaaaatgaatttttaagCCACTTTTACTCTTTGTATCAAATAGAAAGTCCTGTCCTACTGGGGTTGCCAGATTGAAGAACTATCCTAGCTGAACTAACTGCACATTTGTATTTTGTCAGTAATCTGTATACTGGGTTGTTCCCAGGTTGTGTCTTCCACGTTGATCCTTGTTGAtgagagcagcaaacagctcTTTGAAAGGGAGCTGTACTTTGGACCACAGTTTGGACAGGGCCTTTCTCACTTCGGTCATAATGTACCTGTCATTAGCTGATGCTGTCTCTGAGCTTGGATGTGAGCAGAGCTGCCGCCTTCTCCCTTAGGTGTGGTTGCGTTGGtattgtttctaaatgttgaCGTAAATGATAGTACttaaatgtgtatttcagtgGCCAAGAGAAGATTTATGACATAATCTCTGAGACAGTGGCCAGTGACTTCCCACTGTGGTTCAGTAAAGTGATGAGTTACGTCACCAGCCCTGTCGTAGTGCTGCCAGCACTGCTGCTACTGTTGtaagtctgcacacacacacacgcacacgctcagGCACATGTCTACATATCAACAAGCCATCATGACTTTTGcccctgtgtgtttcagcatgCTGATATACTATCTCCAGGCCATTGCCAGATCCCTCAAATTCACCAACAACCAGTTGAGAATGCAGCTCCAGACTGTGAGTTTCTGATGATTCATTATCATACTGGATAAACCaatattcattaaaaacatatatCATTTGTAGGACTCAAAATATGTGTCTGtacacacaaaatgacacagatAGTCATTACCAATACTGGATACTGTTTCAACAACATAATACAGCCGTGGCTGAGGAGGATGAGCGGTCATCGacttatcagaaggttggtggcCTTAGCAGTCTTCATGTTGAAGCATCCAtgatactgaaccccaaattgctcccaatGCGGTGTCATTGGTGTGcgagtgtgcgtgtgaatggTTACCAGTGAACGAATGTGTTTGTGAACGGGTGAATACTGGTGTTTTGAGTGGTGGTTAAGGCTAGAATTGCCCTAGATTCCATTTATTATTGAATACATGCTCTgacacaatataaaacataaaaacacactacaAAATTATAACATACAAACACCCAATTGAACTGATATGTAAATAGCTGTACATAACGTGTAAATGACAAAGTTCACCGCCCTAAAAACACTAATACACGAATAGAAACCATACTGGCATACATGCAGCAGCAAAGAAGAAATGTCAAAGCTGCTCATAGATAGCTTAACACTGGCAGCATTAACatgtaaataaactaaatatttaaatgcTATACAACAAAATATCTTACATGACACTTAAATGTACTAtcataattaaatgtaaatctaatttacacacacagaggttgaAAAGGGTGAGGTAGCTTAAGCTAAACATAATCTCCTAATTATGACCTAGCTGTGTCCTAtgattaaaataatcaataaacacaatagccaaaagtaaaaaaggagaataataataatattcttCCACATGACCACTAGGCAgaggaaaatactgaaaatagaTGCCAAGTTCTTACAGAGCATgacaacatttgcattttgcaaaGAAAATGCCCAACATTTGGACTGAGtggacattttacatttaaaaataaatgatggacGTGATGGATCTAATCATAGCTGTTTTAAAATAGATCTAAATAGGATTACAAACACTAATCAGCAACAATGTTGATAACCAAATAtccatatttaacattttttaagcaaaaaatgtagaaaacaatTATCTAAAAGAACCCATAGATGCAGTCAAAAATAGAATATTACAGACAATGATATCCAGTGGTCTGACCAAATTTTCCTTTAATCTCTTCAGGAGCGGACTGAGGACAAGAAGAAAGTCTTCCAGATGGCAGCAGGTATCTGGTGTTTTTTCAGGTCTCCTGTGCGCTCCATCATTGCTCGTAGTGTTGTGACACTCACCCAGTGACATTTAACCCAACCTTAGCGAGACTGCAGGCTCCAGAGGCTGCACCGGACAAAAAACAAGATCAGGAGGAGAGTGACATCACAAGCCAGGAGGCCTCCATCCACACTCCATCTCCCCGACGGAATGGCAGCGTCACAAACTTTCATTCTCCTGTTCGTCACGGAAACAGCATCCGCACCATCACCCAATCAGCGTCGAGGGCAGACCTGAACAGAGGAAGTGTGGCTGGATCTGTCAGAAGTCCAACAGTGACCATACGGCCCAAACACAGGCTGGAGCACATACCTAAtaggtctcacacacactgatacattGCTTCAGGCAATCAGGTTGACTTTAGACAACAGGTGACCTCTTACATGCACTATATCCACAGTGCAATTTGATTATGACTATGAATGTATTGTACAAttgacagtgaacagtgaaGATAAAGCCAACGGGAATGTCTAATATAacaacatttttccatttccatttcaattTTTAGACCATCCTTCGAGTGTCATACTACATTTTTGAATGCATATTCAATTGAATTAGattcaactttatttcagaCTATTAGGTTCAATAtcagtattaaaaaaacaaaacaaaaaaaaacccattaaaCATTGCAGCTCACTAGTCTACAGTGATTAccttgtgtctctttgtgtgggCTCAGTAAAGGCCATtatatttacctttttttaagCAGTTAATCAacacatacatttatacattcaATTCCTCAACATGGCATGAAAGGTAGGGACACGACTCGTCACAAACATATGGCTTGCACTTGTGCAGACATTTCAAATCGAGTCATGCTTTTGAACAGCATCATGCAATGACAACATACCAACAATAATTACATGATGATAATATGAGATGATTCTTATGTGTTGTCATGTCTCTTAACAGGCCCCCACCATTTCTTGGTGGTCCTAGTGGTACCTGCAGATCCAAGTCCTACCACCAAATGGCGTACAATCCTCCAGCTTGCTGCTCTGACAACATCCACTCTGACCCCCTGTGCAGGAAGACCATACGCTCCATACACCCTGTTGAGGCAGCCGGGATCATCACTGCACAGGGCTATGGAGGACGACGCGGTCACACCACCCGGTATGTGATCGTTAATGAGCATGAGCCCAGGAAGAAGCTACTGCGCTCAGCTACACGGATCCCACGCCATTACCTCATGAAGGAGTCTGCAGAGATCCTGGAGCTGTACCCACGCAACATCAAACGCTACACACCCCGCACCACTCACCATCAACCGCATCCTCACCGCTCCCACCCTTCACAGCAGCATCtcagtgaagaggaagaggaggaggaagagggaaaaggCAGGAGAAGGATGTCATTAGGGAAGGCTCATCGGCCCCGTTCCCTTTCAGACCTCCACCAGCCAGCACACTTCTACATCGGTGACCGTGTAGAGAGCCACACGTCCATGGCCACGGACAGCTGCACTGCACAAGGAAGATATGGAGCacaaaaagaagatgaagaagaggatggTGAAGGAGACATGGACTGGGGGGATTTAGAGTCACATTCCCGGTTCAAGGCCAATGTGAGAGGAGCGCACCCTCTTCTTGTGCGAACCAGGCGTCACATCCATTCCCCTGGAAGACACCATCAGTCCCCGGCCAGGAGCAGGCACACGGAGACTTATGTGAAGCCGAGGATGAGACCAAAGCTGGAGACGCCTCTGACCGAGtcagactcagcctctctggccTCCAGCAGCGaccagcagaacagcagcactgaccAGTACATTCAAGTCATCAACAACAAAGAGCGCTGTCTCAAGTCTGATACCAGCCAAGGAAAGCTGGCCAAAAAAATTTCTAAAACCAGCTTTGATCTACATTTTGCAGAGTCAAATGACCTGGTCTCCTCCAATGTATGACATCTTTACTAAAATGGTGTATtctgttgaaatgtttctcaaaATATCATACACAAAGCCTACTGTATAGCCTGCAACTATATGCTATATGGGTTAATACACTGAAAGCACAGAGCGTATATCATTataaatgtgatttctttctaCAACgtatgtgtgtggttttgtgtcatttgaaaaaaaaaaaacgtcagaTAATTAAATGGGCTATTGTAGCAATGCGTGCAACAATAAAACCAGATTACACTGACACTATTAATGTATCTTGCATAATTACACCTGTTTCCTATGCAATCGCAATAAAATAGTTAACAATCTCACGTTTGTCCGACCTGGTCTATACCTGAATAACCGACGTTTCATCTGTAATGAGGTGACCACTACAATTCCCAGCTTGCTTTGCTGCCACCACCGCAGCCGCAGGTGTGTGAAGCCAACCAGATTACAGAGAAAGAGTCCGGCGCATTTGCCTTCAAACTAAAATATTTACGTGGAACCTGACCGTCAATTAAATGTTGTGCTGTGTACAAACCAATAGCACAGTACTCGATTAAGTCACTAAATGCTGTTGAAATTATACTGAAAGTGTTATTATAgcacatgaaatattttcagaaaagtTTCAAGTTTGTGAAGAGGAGTTTCTTTTGAAAGCCATAACCGGAAGTGTATTTTTATCTGGATAAGATGACACCTACGGTTGTGATTCCCGTCGTACTGTCGGCTATTCATTCATCTACTTTTGGATTTTAACGTTTAACAGGGACAGATGTGGGCTTCCGTGTGGCTTTAATGCTA
Encoded here:
- the LOC121609320 gene encoding transmembrane channel-like protein 3; the encoded protein is MSTVSEPLVGSSRSLSAAKRHKSIRKNSRRIYSAYQDHQQGSSDDEDKEDERVDSNDPEEMFQNIQYQKEIIANIRTRPWPMRRKLKVLKQAREIVLRYEGRLTRTRGYQTAGADLLKKLSRVLYNVVVVFIPWEVRIKKIESHFGSGVASYFIFLRWLFGINIVLTIMTGAFIVLPELLAGAPFGTTRSKTIPKEHLASAQDLDTIWSLGGYLQYSVLFYGYYGRVRKIGSAGYRLPLAYFLVGMAVFAYSFIILLRKMAKNSRLSLASASDENFTFCWRVFCAWDYLIGNPEAAESKGAAIVNNIREAIVEEQEKKKDTSLAVLISLRILANILVLLSLAGSIYIIYFVVDRSQKLEQEKPELTLWEKNEVSVVVSLITMIAPSAFELVAQLEMYHPRTSLRFQLARVLVLYLGNLYSLIIALLDKVNSMSSAVPVNPGNWSDSSSFLATISQPEADSLSTLVSEISASEHRNSTRATIATVLDVTNGGRSSSGSFSNQTALFEKNTRSQQDQCWETYVGQEMLKLSIIDMIFTVASILLIDFIRGLVVRYLSDCCCWDLESKFPEYGEFKIAENVLHLIYNQGMIWMGAFFSPCLPAFNVLKLIGLMYLRSWAVLTCNVPHQQVFRASRSNNFYLAMLLFMLFLCMLPTIFAIVRYRPSQHCGPFSGQEKIYDIISETVASDFPLWFSKVMSYVTSPVVVLPALLLLFMLIYYLQAIARSLKFTNNQLRMQLQTERTEDKKKVFQMAAARLQAPEAAPDKKQDQEESDITSQEASIHTPSPRRNGSVTNFHSPVRHGNSIRTITQSASRADLNRGSVAGSVRSPTVTIRPKHRLEHIPNRPPPFLGGPSGTCRSKSYHQMAYNPPACCSDNIHSDPLCRKTIRSIHPVEAAGIITAQGYGGRRGHTTRYVIVNEHEPRKKLLRSATRIPRHYLMKESAEILELYPRNIKRYTPRTTHHQPHPHRSHPSQQHLSEEEEEEEEGKGRRRMSLGKAHRPRSLSDLHQPAHFYIGDRVESHTSMATDSCTAQGRYGAQKEDEEEDGEGDMDWGDLESHSRFKANVRGAHPLLVRTRRHIHSPGRHHQSPARSRHTETYVKPRMRPKLETPLTESDSASLASSSDQQNSSTDQYIQVINNKERCLKSDTSQGKLAKKISKTSFDLHFAESNDLVSSNV